In Dryobates pubescens isolate bDryPub1 chromosome 15, bDryPub1.pri, whole genome shotgun sequence, the following proteins share a genomic window:
- the VAMP1 gene encoding vesicle-associated membrane protein 1, translating to MSDPAQQPASAAPEGEAPGGGPPEPPPNLTSNRRLQQTEAQVQEVVDLMRVNVDKVLERDQILSQLDDRADALQAGASQFESSAAKLKRKYWWKNCKMMIMMGVIGAIVVMVIAIYFFT from the exons AT GTCTGACCCAGCTCAGCAACCGGCTTCTGCAGCCCCTGAAGGGGAAGCCCCTGGTGGGGGCCCCCCCGAGCCACCCCCCAATCTGACCAGCAACCGTCGgctgcagcagacagaggcccAAGTGCAGGAG GTGGTTGATTTAATGCGTGTAAATGTAGACAAGGTGCTGGAACGAGACCAGATACTGTCACAGCTAGATGACCGGGCTGATGCACTTCAGGCTGGTGCCTCACAGTTTGAAAGTAGTGCAGCAAAACTCAAAAGGAAGTATTGGTGGAAGAACTGCAAG aTGATGATCATGATGGGAGTGATTGGTGCCATTGTGGTGATGGTGATTGCAA TCTACTTTTTTACTTGA
- the MRPL51 gene encoding 39S ribosomal protein L51, mitochondrial: protein MAALVRATGRAMLAPAASLLQAERSVSGGGARWGPVRPGLPVPLSSPLAGLTRAIRIKEPPKPKQVDRWTKKRALFGVYDNVGILGGFQMHPKDLIVGPKWLRGWRGNELQRCIRKKQVVGDRMFADDYHNLNKRIRYLYKRFNRTGKHR, encoded by the exons ATGGCGGCGTTGGTGCGGGCGACGGGGCGAGCCATGCTAGCCCCGGCAGCGTCCCTGCTCCAGGCCGAGCGAAGCGTTAGCGGTGGCGGTGCGCGTTGGGGGCCTGTACGGCCTGGTCTCCCCGTGCCCCTTTCCTCGCCCCTGGCAGGGCTCACTCGGGCCATCCGCATCAAGGAGCCCCCGAAGCCTAAGCAGGTGGATCGGTGGACAAAAAAACGGGCCTTGTTCGGGGTCTACGATAATGTGGGCATACTGG GTGGTTTCCAGATGCACCCGAAGGACCTGATTGTGGGTCCCAAGTGGCTGCGAGGCTGGCGGGGCAATGAGCTGCAGAGGTGCATCCGCAAGAAACAGGTGGTAGGAGATCGGATGTTTGCAGACGACTACCACAACCTCAACAAGAGGATCCGGTACCTGTACAAGCGCTTCAACCGCACCGGCAAGCACCGCTAA